The following proteins are encoded in a genomic region of Brachypodium distachyon strain Bd21 chromosome 1, Brachypodium_distachyon_v3.0, whole genome shotgun sequence:
- the LOC100824052 gene encoding endonuclease V — MDSGNQGGREGDGCEPALQKQEWTRTQDVLKSRLILEDEFEWSLPCANSNSDQSDARGKLKYVGGVDISFLKEDPSTACAAVVVLDANTLEIVHEEFDLVRMQVPYIPGFLAFREAPILLGVLEKMKTNAHHFYPQLLMVDGNGLLHPRGFGLACHLGVLADMPTIGVGKNLHHVDGLNQSEIRRKLEAKENCNKEFIPLTGQSGMTWGAAMRSCPGSSKPIYISIGHRISLDSAIGIVKYCSKYRVPEPTRQADIRSKVFLQKHENLQQ, encoded by the exons ATGGATAGTGGTAATCAGGGGGGTAGAGAAGGAGATGGCTGCGAGCCGGCGCTGCAGAAACAGGAATGGACGAG AACGCAGGACGTGCTCAAGAGCAGGCTCATCCTTGAAGATGAGTTTGAGTGGTCTTTACCCTGTGCTAACTCGAATTCAGATCAGAGTGATGCCAGGGGCAAACTGAAGTATGTAGGTGGGGTTGACATTAGCTTCCTGAAAGAAGACCCTTCCACGGCATGTGCTGCGGTGGTGGTTTTAGATGCTAATACTTTGGAAATTGTCCATGAGGAATTTGATCTTGTTCGAATGCAAGTGCCTTATATTCCTGGGTTTCTTGCTTTCAGAGAG GCTCCCATTCTTTTAGGAGTCTTGGAGAAAATGAAGACCAATGCTCATCATTTCTACCCCCAG TTACTCATGGTTGATGGAAATGGATTACTCCATCCACGAG GTTTTGGTTTAGCATGTCATCTCGGTGTCCTTGCAGACATGCCGACCATCGGAGTTGGAAAAAAT CTGCACCATGTAGATGGCCTTAACCAGTCTGAAATCAGAAGAAAACTagaagcaaaagaaaactGCAATAAGGAATTTATTCCATTGACTGGACAATCTGGGATGACATGGGGAGCG GCAATGCGTTCCTGCCCTGGTTCATCGAAGCCAATCTACATATCAATTGGCCATCGCATTTCGCTCGACTCTGCCATTGGGATAGTGAAGTACTGCTCTAAATATCGTGTTCCAGAGCCCACACGCCAG GCTGATATAAGATCGAAGGTGTTCCTCCAAAAGCATGAAAATTTACAGCAGTAA